In Labilibaculum sp. DW002, one DNA window encodes the following:
- a CDS encoding RraA family protein, with protein MAVWKDDKELFKIAKNELFVALVGDVLDKLGYQHQFLSPKLKPVSNDFVVIGRAMPVLEADVFEEAAENTNNPLMKKPFGIMFEALDSLKEDEVYICSGSSPRYALWGGLMSTRAIKLGAAGAIVNGYSRDTNEILDLKFPTFSFGGYAQDQGPRGKVIDYRVPIEIDGIRINPGDIIFGDRDGVLVVPQEVVIEAFEGAIEKSRGEQLVKKALEEGMSTVDAFNKFGIM; from the coding sequence ATGGCAGTTTGGAAAGATGATAAGGAGTTATTTAAAATAGCTAAAAATGAACTTTTTGTAGCATTAGTGGGTGATGTGTTGGATAAATTAGGATATCAGCACCAATTTCTTTCACCAAAGCTTAAACCTGTTAGTAATGATTTTGTTGTTATCGGTAGAGCAATGCCAGTTTTAGAAGCTGATGTGTTTGAAGAAGCAGCAGAAAATACGAATAATCCTCTAATGAAAAAGCCTTTTGGAATCATGTTCGAAGCATTGGATAGCCTTAAGGAAGATGAAGTTTATATCTGTAGTGGTTCGTCACCACGATACGCACTTTGGGGCGGATTAATGAGTACAAGAGCTATAAAATTAGGTGCCGCAGGTGCTATTGTAAATGGCTATTCAAGAGATACAAATGAGATTTTAGATTTGAAATTTCCAACATTTTCTTTCGGAGGTTATGCTCAAGATCAGGGACCAAGAGGAAAGGTCATTGATTATCGTGTACCAATTGAAATTGATGGCATTAGAATTAATCCAGGTGATATCATTTTCGGTGATAGAGATGGTGTTCTTGTTGTACCTCAGGAGGTAGTTATTGAGGCTTTTGAAGGAGCTATTGAAAAATCAAGAGGAGAACAATTGGTAAAAAAAGCTCTTGAAGAAGGGATGAGTACAGTTGATGCATTCAACAAATTTGGGATCATGTAA
- a CDS encoding glycoside hydrolase family 38 C-terminal domain-containing protein codes for MKKLALLVFVVGYLLQTVSAMEAKKMIVFSYEKPYQYELINGTYKVKATIKNESWVAGSIVRFNEEELKVTKLENGDMQILLPLIGNSGIITVKKGKKNIISTQHFEPLIPADWDYFADGKIHLIVSSHQDIGWMDVPDTCRKERVHDITIPALDLMEKEPEFKFEMEQSLNLMEVLEDSPENKQRLIDTYKSGNFEWGATFTQPYEGLESSEQLVRQSYLGRRWIKKNLPGMDAHVAYNVDIPGRSLQVPQLFKKSGIDYLFVSRMKEGFYNWYSPDGTSIFTYSPGNYGWFHYHHKVLDEDAITALHELHKTLKSWNEYYRERNIPPHYGAVISADAGGPESYKEVIDAWNEIAKNAGIKIPELAHSTALEFLKEIDVPEAKIDSIYGERPNLWLYIHGAAHYEAVKAKREAAVTIPSAEIFNTINCELNNDFSLYPQKELDKAWYNAIYPDHGWGGKNGHITDSVFRVALETGNEIGTKLLNSSLNSIAKKVDLKNTQNIVVFNDLSWSRDGNATVDISNLKGTNWIVTDNNGDKIPTQLVTIDGKKELVFSLSDMPSIGYKTFTIKKGKRNVTSINTGSNFCDNQFYTVELGQGGITRLYDKKLKREIFNTTSMLAGDLFHMGYTGNGAGEFVTMQEPNFAMDRADDKKSSWELIESGAVYSKFQSAFEMDTFNVEQNITVFHKKKQIDLEYVIPNWPGTQNRQLRVLFPLQMKNDAQISYDVPMGMVHIGKDELTMRPGGFAWGGTYRQKSEEIRPREIQNFITANGNGFGFTMSTNVVTADWVDPSMNSADYPVINSVLLSSHKSCHWQGNWYDQKGSHTFKFSITSHEEGWKNGFHFGIENNHPLLPIVKANKQKGSLPAEKSFVSTSNPFAVITTMKKAEDDNDVVIRVVETEGVDKKVEIKLNNGFINASKTDMIEENPKRLNQKGNVLQIELGKSAVETYKLK; via the coding sequence ATGAAGAAGTTAGCGTTGTTGGTGTTTGTTGTTGGATACTTGTTGCAAACAGTATCGGCTATGGAGGCGAAAAAAATGATAGTGTTTTCATATGAGAAGCCGTATCAATATGAGTTGATAAATGGAACTTACAAGGTTAAGGCAACGATAAAAAATGAAAGTTGGGTTGCAGGCAGTATCGTAAGATTTAATGAGGAGGAATTAAAAGTTACTAAATTGGAGAATGGCGATATGCAGATTCTGCTTCCGCTTATCGGTAATTCAGGAATCATAACCGTAAAAAAAGGGAAGAAGAATATTATTAGTACACAGCACTTCGAGCCATTAATTCCGGCTGATTGGGATTATTTTGCAGATGGTAAAATTCACCTGATTGTTTCTTCTCACCAAGATATTGGTTGGATGGACGTACCTGATACTTGCAGAAAAGAACGTGTACATGATATTACGATTCCTGCTCTTGATTTAATGGAGAAAGAACCAGAATTCAAATTTGAAATGGAACAATCTCTAAATCTAATGGAAGTGTTGGAAGACTCTCCAGAGAATAAACAAAGATTGATAGATACTTACAAAAGTGGAAACTTTGAATGGGGTGCCACTTTTACACAACCATATGAAGGTCTTGAGTCAAGCGAGCAACTGGTTCGTCAATCTTATTTAGGTCGTCGCTGGATCAAGAAGAATTTACCTGGAATGGATGCGCATGTTGCATATAATGTTGATATTCCCGGACGTTCCTTACAAGTACCACAATTGTTTAAAAAATCTGGAATTGATTATTTATTTGTTTCCCGAATGAAAGAAGGATTTTATAATTGGTACAGTCCTGATGGAACAAGTATTTTTACGTACAGTCCTGGGAATTATGGTTGGTTTCACTATCATCACAAGGTGCTTGATGAAGATGCTATTACCGCTCTACATGAGTTACATAAAACGCTGAAAAGTTGGAACGAATATTATAGAGAAAGAAACATACCTCCTCATTATGGAGCAGTAATTAGTGCTGATGCCGGTGGGCCAGAATCTTACAAAGAAGTAATTGATGCTTGGAACGAAATTGCAAAAAATGCAGGCATAAAAATTCCTGAGCTTGCTCATTCAACGGCTTTGGAATTCTTGAAAGAAATTGATGTTCCAGAAGCAAAAATTGATTCAATTTACGGGGAACGTCCAAATCTTTGGTTGTATATCCATGGCGCTGCACATTACGAAGCAGTCAAAGCTAAAAGAGAAGCTGCGGTTACCATTCCTTCTGCAGAGATTTTCAATACAATTAACTGTGAATTGAATAATGATTTTTCATTGTATCCGCAAAAGGAACTAGATAAGGCGTGGTATAATGCAATCTATCCTGATCATGGTTGGGGTGGTAAAAATGGTCACATTACTGATAGTGTATTCCGCGTAGCTCTTGAAACAGGAAATGAAATTGGAACAAAGCTGCTTAACTCTTCGCTAAATAGTATTGCTAAGAAAGTAGATTTAAAGAATACTCAGAATATTGTTGTGTTTAATGATTTGTCATGGAGTAGAGATGGTAATGCTACTGTTGATATTTCTAATTTAAAGGGAACAAATTGGATTGTTACTGATAATAATGGTGATAAAATTCCTACGCAATTAGTAACTATTGATGGAAAAAAAGAGCTTGTTTTTAGCTTGTCTGATATGCCTTCGATTGGTTACAAAACCTTCACAATAAAAAAAGGAAAGCGCAATGTTACTTCAATAAACACGGGTTCAAATTTCTGTGACAACCAGTTTTACACGGTTGAATTAGGACAAGGAGGTATCACAAGATTATATGATAAAAAATTAAAGAGAGAGATTTTTAATACTACTTCTATGCTTGCTGGAGATTTGTTCCATATGGGATATACAGGAAATGGAGCTGGAGAATTTGTTACAATGCAGGAGCCAAATTTTGCAATGGATCGCGCCGATGATAAGAAAAGTTCATGGGAATTAATTGAATCAGGGGCAGTATATTCTAAGTTTCAATCAGCATTTGAAATGGATACTTTCAACGTAGAGCAAAATATCACCGTTTTCCATAAAAAGAAGCAAATAGATTTAGAGTATGTTATTCCTAACTGGCCAGGAACACAGAATCGTCAATTACGAGTATTGTTCCCATTACAAATGAAAAACGATGCTCAGATTTCATATGATGTTCCTATGGGAATGGTTCATATTGGAAAAGATGAGTTGACCATGCGTCCTGGTGGATTTGCTTGGGGAGGAACATATCGTCAAAAATCAGAGGAAATTCGTCCACGTGAGATACAAAATTTCATCACTGCAAATGGAAATGGATTTGGCTTTACCATGTCTACCAATGTTGTAACGGCAGATTGGGTTGATCCTAGCATGAACTCTGCTGACTATCCAGTTATCAATTCAGTTTTGCTCTCCTCACATAAAAGTTGTCACTGGCAAGGAAACTGGTACGATCAGAAGGGAAGTCATACATTTAAATTTTCAATAACTTCTCACGAAGAGGGATGGAAAAATGGATTCCATTTTGGTATAGAAAACAATCATCCACTTTTACCAATTGTAAAAGCAAACAAACAAAAAGGAAGTTTGCCAGCAGAGAAAAGTTTTGTGAGTACATCAAATCCATTTGCCGTTATCACAACAATGAAAAAGGCTGAGGATGACAACGATGTTGTGATTCGAGTTGTAGAAACTGAAGGAGTAGATAAAAAGGTTGAAATCAAACTGAATAATGGTTTTATAAATGCCAGTAAGACGGATATGATTGAGGAAAATCCTAAAAGACTTAATCAGAAAGGAAATGTTTTGCAAATTGAATTGGGTAAAAGTGCAGTTGAAACTTATAAATTAAAATAG
- a CDS encoding sugar porter family MFS transporter, with amino-acid sequence MKKKSSLYLLTISFVSTIGGFLFGYDTAIISGCNSFLQSHFDLSAAMLGWVVSSALLGTIVGCVVSGIITDRIGRKNALIVAASCLTISAIGSMLPPQFLGNPEHAHWLTSDSTFAFNFLIVFRLIGGLGVGITSVVAPIYISELTKAESRGKFVSIYQLSITLGILLAFLVDWIVLNGAGEAAGVITNEANGFWSWLFVHEIWRGMFGTEIPIALLFLTLLFFSPKSPRWLVSKGRKDEALVIMTRISGKEEANQQMVEINKMVAEEEGGIKELFKPFMRTPLMIGILLPMFSHLSGIAAIMYFAPNILNESFQSVESSFLGAVLVGVVNSVFTFVAIMNIERFGRRKLLLVGVTGAFLSLTGVGIMFALGSNLVIIPLLFYVASFAFSFGPVVWVIISEIFPTRIRGLAVSIGSFSLMVTGFFITLTNPVFIKTIEPSGTFFLYGILTLPAIWFIWKFVPETKGKTLEEIERYWKNKKWD; translated from the coding sequence ATGAAAAAGAAAAGTTCATTATACCTCTTAACAATCAGCTTTGTTTCCACAATAGGTGGATTCTTGTTTGGGTACGACACAGCAATTATTTCAGGTTGTAATTCATTTTTACAGTCTCATTTTGATTTATCAGCAGCCATGTTGGGTTGGGTGGTATCTTCAGCCTTATTAGGAACCATTGTTGGTTGCGTTGTATCAGGTATTATTACTGATCGAATTGGTCGTAAAAATGCATTAATTGTTGCTGCTAGTTGTTTAACCATATCAGCTATCGGCTCAATGTTACCTCCACAGTTTTTAGGTAATCCTGAGCATGCACATTGGTTAACTTCAGATTCTACATTTGCATTTAATTTTCTGATTGTATTCAGGTTAATTGGTGGACTTGGTGTTGGTATCACCTCTGTAGTAGCTCCAATTTATATTTCAGAATTGACAAAAGCAGAGAGTAGAGGGAAATTTGTTTCTATCTACCAATTGTCTATTACATTAGGAATTTTATTGGCATTTCTTGTTGACTGGATCGTATTGAATGGTGCTGGAGAAGCTGCTGGTGTGATTACAAATGAGGCGAATGGGTTTTGGTCTTGGTTGTTTGTTCACGAAATTTGGAGAGGGATGTTTGGAACGGAGATTCCGATTGCCTTACTGTTTCTTACTTTACTATTCTTCTCTCCAAAAAGTCCAAGATGGTTGGTTTCAAAAGGAAGAAAAGATGAAGCTCTTGTTATCATGACCAGAATTAGTGGTAAAGAAGAGGCTAATCAACAAATGGTAGAGATCAATAAAATGGTAGCCGAAGAAGAAGGTGGAATTAAAGAATTGTTCAAACCATTTATGCGTACTCCATTAATGATAGGAATACTTCTTCCAATGTTCTCACATTTAAGTGGTATTGCAGCTATCATGTATTTTGCTCCTAATATTTTAAATGAATCATTTCAATCTGTTGAAAGTTCATTTCTAGGAGCAGTATTGGTTGGCGTTGTGAACTCTGTCTTCACTTTCGTTGCTATTATGAATATTGAACGATTTGGTAGAAGAAAACTTTTATTAGTTGGAGTTACGGGAGCATTTTTATCGCTTACAGGTGTCGGAATAATGTTTGCTCTTGGATCAAACCTTGTAATTATTCCATTACTATTTTATGTAGCTAGTTTCGCATTTTCATTCGGACCTGTTGTTTGGGTTATTATTAGTGAAATTTTTCCAACAAGAATTAGAGGCCTTGCAGTTTCAATCGGAAGCTTTTCATTAATGGTAACAGGTTTTTTTATTACACTAACCAATCCTGTTTTCATTAAAACAATAGAGCCAAGTGGTACTTTCTTTTTATACGGTATTCTAACACTTCCAGCAATTTGGTTTATATGGAAATTTGTACCCGAAACCAAGGGCAAAACATTGGAAGAAATTGAAAGATATTGGAAAAATAAGAAATGGGATTAA
- a CDS encoding SusD/RagB family nutrient-binding outer membrane lipoprotein, with protein MKKYNLILFVLGLIVLSSSCSDDFGDMNTPSDSTTEVEPKFFFNAMQQEVLQNYQRNVNLYPDLYCQYWANTVSGFSSPRYDYVDGWIGNQWREHYTRNLRRAIAMQDMVGEDPNYVDAIAIKEIWMCYAWSRMTDTYGDIPYFGAGTGEKVPYNSQQDIYDDLLKRLDVAINAITGGAEQYAYDDGYDLIYDGDVVQWQKFGNSLRLRLAMRLSNVDASRAQTEAAAAVNGPNGLLASNADVAKVPLWSKGWYDYLNNMAWNWNNIRMSKTMSNYLYNQSSVGEDPRAPKWFAYQVEGEAKTKEEAGFDIYDGIENGYNLVPSDSDENFATINLEGGYIDFVGDGAEDFMYCPVMFYSEVLFLQAEAAMRGWISGDANALYKQAVEASMDYVGVDATDADAYVAGLPNLSGANESSLKQLITQKWLANFPNGVEAWADFRRTDYPDITLPKDGVSGSASVASGTWVKRVRYPNSAHLNNEANMPSTQNTIETDRMDVRLWWDTADTKTKTSGLMNSNL; from the coding sequence ATGAAGAAATATAATTTAATACTATTTGTATTAGGACTAATAGTTTTAAGCAGTAGTTGTTCCGATGATTTTGGTGACATGAATACGCCATCAGATTCGACGACAGAAGTTGAGCCAAAATTCTTCTTCAATGCAATGCAACAAGAGGTTTTGCAAAACTATCAAAGAAATGTGAATTTATATCCTGACTTGTATTGTCAATATTGGGCGAATACAGTATCTGGATTTTCTTCACCACGTTACGATTATGTAGATGGTTGGATTGGAAATCAGTGGAGAGAACATTACACAAGAAATCTAAGAAGAGCGATTGCTATGCAAGATATGGTTGGTGAAGATCCAAACTATGTTGATGCGATCGCAATCAAAGAGATTTGGATGTGTTATGCATGGTCTAGAATGACTGATACTTATGGTGATATTCCATATTTTGGAGCTGGAACAGGAGAGAAAGTTCCTTACAACAGTCAGCAAGATATTTATGATGATCTATTAAAGCGTTTGGATGTTGCAATTAATGCGATCACCGGTGGTGCAGAGCAGTATGCTTATGACGATGGTTATGATTTGATTTATGATGGTGATGTAGTTCAATGGCAGAAGTTTGGTAACTCACTTCGTTTGCGTTTAGCAATGCGTCTTTCAAATGTTGATGCTTCTCGTGCACAAACCGAGGCAGCGGCAGCAGTAAATGGACCAAATGGTTTATTAGCAAGTAATGCTGATGTAGCAAAAGTTCCATTGTGGTCTAAAGGTTGGTACGATTACTTGAATAATATGGCTTGGAATTGGAATAACATTAGAATGTCTAAGACTATGTCTAATTATTTATACAATCAGTCAAGTGTAGGAGAAGATCCTCGAGCACCTAAATGGTTTGCTTACCAAGTAGAAGGAGAAGCAAAAACTAAAGAGGAAGCTGGATTTGATATCTATGATGGAATTGAAAATGGATATAACCTTGTACCAAGTGATTCAGACGAGAATTTTGCGACTATCAATTTGGAAGGTGGCTATATAGATTTCGTTGGTGATGGAGCAGAAGATTTTATGTACTGTCCTGTAATGTTTTATTCAGAAGTATTATTCTTACAGGCAGAAGCTGCTATGAGAGGATGGATTTCTGGAGATGCAAATGCTCTTTATAAGCAGGCTGTTGAGGCATCTATGGATTATGTAGGTGTTGATGCAACTGATGCTGATGCTTATGTAGCTGGTTTACCAAATCTTTCTGGTGCGAATGAATCTTCATTGAAGCAATTAATTACACAGAAATGGTTGGCTAACTTCCCTAATGGAGTTGAAGCATGGGCAGATTTTAGAAGAACAGATTATCCAGACATCACTTTACCAAAAGATGGAGTAAGCGGAAGTGCATCAGTAGCTTCAGGTACTTGGGTGAAACGTGTACGCTACCCAAATAGTGCTCATTTAAATAATGAAGCTAATATGCCATCTACTCAGAACACAATTGAGACAGATAGAATGGATGTTAGACTTTGGTGGGATACTGCGGATACAAAAACCAAAACAAGTGGTTTAATGAATAGTAATTTGTAA
- a CDS encoding LamG-like jellyroll fold domain-containing protein: MKIDKLKFLSPFILCAVLMVFSIIACSDDEKPEEIILNTASIEELIKEAEELVQNSEEGMTPGLYMPGSIDKLEKELSLAKAIAEAPESQEAIAEAAKKLQESIEDFKSQVLRAAIPYIKQKAGSFIKISDDIKYTTKSTFTMETDYYFMDLNPVGYSNTIFSCVQNGPVSGFDIRTFSDGHVEIVIGNNDWAVAKSEAGVIKVGEWMDFAFTSTGSIHKFYVNGIEVVSLEKPHLSAPNAAVEIGNAYAFSDRVVNAMVKDVRVWNTVRTQQQISDNMSADLTGDEAGLAAYFPLTVDLGNEFRDLTDSYTATFVGSIELIYDGGMPEIILDYSQLDEAIKSAEDLKPTIVEGSGDGEYPEGTKDFIQGLIDGGKKAKSEAKWQKDVDKETKNIIDALEIVKGTNIPPTTPPANKYSAVFGGGSFYSGGDAVILDMRNSGFTTAILWTIHVGEDGSMVFNDKGVIDQNGEYEGDPEWGTRLAKLLQAPTSVDRIELGIGAWGSKSWENIKKLIDAEGIGSDTKLYKAIKKLKEVTGATAINYDDELTYDVESTVQFSLMLDDLGLKVSLCPYTQTSYWQSVYQQVEAERPGTIDRVYLQCYAGGSGNTQAGWNQYFGDINVSLGLWCKNGSGCNSGDSPETIKSKIATDKANVDGGFIWLYEDIQHCSDKGKTQDYATAINQGLK; encoded by the coding sequence ATGAAAATAGATAAGTTGAAATTTTTGTCACCATTTATTCTATGTGCAGTTTTAATGGTATTCTCCATTATAGCTTGCAGTGATGATGAAAAGCCAGAAGAAATCATATTAAATACAGCTTCAATAGAAGAATTGATTAAGGAAGCAGAAGAATTAGTGCAAAATAGTGAAGAAGGTATGACGCCTGGACTTTATATGCCAGGATCAATAGATAAATTAGAAAAAGAATTAAGCCTTGCAAAGGCAATAGCAGAAGCACCAGAATCTCAAGAGGCAATCGCAGAGGCTGCTAAAAAATTGCAAGAATCGATAGAGGATTTTAAAAGCCAAGTGTTACGCGCAGCAATTCCTTATATCAAACAAAAAGCTGGATCATTTATTAAAATTTCGGATGACATAAAGTACACAACCAAAAGTACTTTCACCATGGAAACGGATTACTATTTTATGGATTTAAATCCAGTAGGGTACAGCAATACTATATTTTCGTGTGTGCAAAATGGACCTGTAAGTGGCTTTGATATTAGAACATTTTCTGATGGACATGTTGAGATCGTTATTGGGAATAATGATTGGGCGGTAGCAAAATCAGAAGCCGGTGTTATTAAAGTAGGTGAATGGATGGATTTTGCATTTACCAGTACGGGTTCAATACATAAATTCTATGTGAATGGAATTGAGGTGGTTTCTTTAGAAAAGCCACATTTATCGGCCCCAAATGCAGCGGTTGAAATAGGGAATGCTTATGCGTTTAGTGATCGTGTTGTTAATGCAATGGTGAAAGATGTACGTGTATGGAATACTGTCAGAACTCAACAGCAAATTTCAGATAATATGTCTGCAGATTTAACTGGAGATGAAGCGGGTTTAGCCGCATATTTTCCATTAACAGTTGATTTGGGTAACGAATTTAGAGATTTGACAGATAGCTATACAGCTACATTTGTTGGAAGCATTGAGTTGATTTATGATGGAGGTATGCCTGAAATAATACTTGATTATTCACAATTGGATGAAGCAATTAAATCAGCAGAAGATTTAAAGCCAACAATTGTTGAAGGAAGTGGAGATGGTGAATATCCTGAAGGAACTAAAGATTTTATTCAGGGATTAATTGATGGTGGTAAAAAAGCAAAATCCGAAGCTAAATGGCAAAAGGATGTTGATAAAGAAACCAAAAATATAATAGATGCATTAGAGATTGTTAAAGGAACGAATATTCCTCCAACCACACCTCCTGCAAATAAATATTCAGCAGTATTTGGTGGTGGTAGCTTTTATTCAGGAGGGGATGCAGTTATTTTAGACATGCGTAATTCTGGTTTTACGACTGCAATTCTTTGGACAATACATGTTGGAGAAGATGGTAGCATGGTGTTTAATGATAAAGGAGTAATTGATCAAAATGGGGAATATGAAGGTGATCCAGAATGGGGAACTCGATTAGCAAAACTATTGCAAGCTCCTACTTCTGTCGATCGTATCGAATTAGGAATTGGAGCTTGGGGATCGAAATCTTGGGAAAATATTAAGAAATTAATTGATGCTGAAGGTATAGGATCTGATACTAAACTTTACAAAGCAATTAAAAAACTAAAAGAAGTAACTGGCGCAACTGCAATTAATTACGATGATGAACTAACTTATGATGTTGAATCAACAGTTCAATTTAGTTTAATGTTAGATGATTTAGGCCTAAAGGTGAGTCTTTGTCCATATACTCAAACCTCATATTGGCAATCGGTATATCAGCAAGTAGAGGCTGAAAGACCTGGAACTATTGATAGAGTTTACTTGCAGTGTTATGCTGGAGGATCAGGAAATACTCAAGCAGGTTGGAATCAATACTTTGGTGATATTAATGTTTCATTGGGACTTTGGTGTAAGAATGGCTCGGGATGTAATAGTGGTGATTCACCAGAAACAATAAAGTCAAAAATTGCTACAGATAAGGCTAATGTAGATGGTGGTTTTATTTGGTTGTATGAAGACATCCAACACTGTTCGGACAAAGGTAAAACGCAAGATTATGCTACTGCAATTAATCAAGGATTAAAATAA
- a CDS encoding LamG domain-containing protein — protein MKAIKLNIKMLSYVAAFMMAFAFVACDDDEKIGTFETTSLEALITEAENLIATSEEGTAPGDFKPGSKAELQEVLTWVDWQIANASSQSEIADAAARLQKYIEEFKTKTVSLAIPIFDNSPGSWIQISENIKPILADNFTVEIESYFAGSGWIETMFSAGEGDNGSQFGFNLRIFGDRLDLVVGSGGWHESYVTGGAGVKLGEWVHYAITKSGTEWKVYMNGVEVISESDFPAETFFNSDVPVTLGEVPFWPGRAWNGMLRDFRVWSEVRTADQLVANKDEQLEGTEEGLEVYFPLDADLGTNFTDNTGNYTAKFVGKDVIWAPNGIAPVIELVYTGIDGAIADATALKDEVVEGTEDGDYPVGTKDYLQSLIDDAVALKADAEKQDALDNAAASIKSNLKLVKKYLVADAEGVYVDRENPDAIGLQITPNYTPQGDYTVEFDLKLKTLEMSGSGEIFGNGHFGLRLYGYEELTEESILNAGGLWNFTYSDPAVGYAGPTAPSLTMKSKVWQHVAIVHDETAKTTTIFVDGEEVGTDSEISYPVESGWGEIWLGNSWGGKMNGTIKDFRIWDVVRETADLNADIDGAESGLHMYFPLDKVAGVKFPAKTGDYSAKMRGIDWNKVD, from the coding sequence ATGAAAGCAATAAAATTAAATATAAAAATGTTGTCGTACGTGGCTGCTTTTATGATGGCTTTTGCCTTTGTAGCTTGCGATGATGATGAGAAAATTGGAACCTTTGAGACTACTTCATTGGAAGCCTTGATTACTGAGGCAGAAAATTTAATAGCTACAAGTGAAGAAGGTACTGCTCCAGGAGACTTCAAACCAGGATCAAAAGCGGAATTACAAGAAGTTCTTACTTGGGTAGATTGGCAAATTGCCAATGCATCATCTCAGAGTGAGATTGCCGATGCTGCAGCAAGATTACAAAAGTATATTGAAGAATTTAAGACTAAAACAGTTAGCCTTGCAATTCCTATTTTTGATAATTCACCAGGTTCGTGGATTCAAATTTCTGAAAACATTAAGCCTATACTGGCAGATAATTTCACTGTTGAAATAGAATCTTATTTCGCAGGGTCAGGATGGATTGAAACGATGTTCTCAGCAGGAGAAGGTGATAATGGTTCACAATTTGGTTTTAACCTTCGAATTTTTGGAGATAGACTTGATCTTGTAGTTGGATCAGGAGGATGGCATGAGTCATATGTTACTGGAGGAGCTGGTGTAAAGCTTGGCGAATGGGTGCATTATGCTATAACTAAAAGTGGTACAGAGTGGAAAGTTTATATGAATGGAGTAGAAGTTATTTCGGAATCAGATTTCCCAGCAGAAACATTTTTTAATTCTGATGTTCCTGTTACTCTAGGTGAAGTACCTTTCTGGCCTGGTCGTGCGTGGAATGGAATGCTTCGTGACTTCCGAGTTTGGAGCGAAGTAAGAACTGCAGATCAACTTGTTGCTAATAAAGATGAACAATTGGAAGGTACTGAAGAAGGATTGGAAGTATATTTTCCACTGGATGCTGATTTGGGAACTAATTTCACAGATAATACTGGTAACTATACAGCAAAATTTGTAGGGAAGGATGTAATTTGGGCTCCGAATGGTATTGCACCAGTTATTGAATTGGTATATACAGGTATTGATGGGGCTATTGCTGATGCAACTGCATTGAAGGATGAAGTTGTTGAAGGAACTGAAGATGGAGATTATCCTGTTGGCACTAAAGATTACTTACAATCACTTATTGATGATGCTGTAGCACTAAAAGCTGATGCAGAAAAGCAAGATGCCTTAGATAATGCTGCTGCATCTATTAAGAGCAATTTAAAATTAGTTAAGAAATATCTTGTAGCAGACGCAGAAGGTGTTTATGTTGATCGTGAAAATCCTGATGCAATTGGGTTGCAAATTACTCCAAATTACACTCCACAAGGAGATTACACTGTGGAGTTTGACCTTAAATTGAAGACACTTGAAATGAGCGGAAGCGGTGAAATATTCGGAAACGGACATTTTGGTTTACGATTATATGGTTATGAAGAGCTTACTGAAGAATCAATTTTGAATGCGGGTGGACTTTGGAACTTCACTTATTCCGATCCTGCAGTTGGGTATGCAGGTCCTACGGCTCCTTCATTAACGATGAAATCGAAAGTTTGGCAACATGTTGCAATTGTACATGATGAGACAGCAAAAACTACAACCATTTTTGTTGATGGTGAAGAAGTTGGTACGGATTCTGAGATTAGTTACCCAGTTGAATCAGGATGGGGTGAAATATGGTTAGGAAACTCTTGGGGAGGTAAAATGAATGGAACAATTAAGGATTTCCGTATTTGGGATGTTGTTCGTGAAACAGCTGATCTAAATGCTGATATTGATGGTGCAGAATCAGGATTACATATGTATTTCCCTCTTGATAAAGTTGCAGGTGTAAAATTCCCAGCAAAAACTGGAGATTACAGTGCAAAAATGAGAGGTATAGATTGGAATAAAGTAGATTAG